The nucleotide sequence CAGTCTGTATTCCCCAGAAGCTGACGCATTGCTTGTACGTAAGGTACAAAACATCAAAGCGAGCCTTGATAAGCGAGTTATAAGTCGAGGGACCTCCGAACTGCTTTCGAACCATTTGAACGGCAGCCGCCAGCCAGATCGTGCTGGGTAAAAACGGATTGATGTGACGAATATGATCTTCGCAGCTCCTATTGACTATCGAGAGAACATTGTCCGCTGACTCGAAATACTCTCTGAGGGCAGGGTTCTCCTGTTCCtgaaaagaggagaagcccaGCTTGCATGGCGCACTCATCGCTGGTGGCTGTGCAGGCTTAGATTGACTACCGAAAACATCGTATCGATGTATCATAAGTCGCGCCAACTGTGTCATGACGTAGATATTGTAGATAGAGCAGTGCAGTTGTCGAGATGACTCAACCTGGCCCGGCAAGCGAGGGCTAAACGAAAGATATTGTTGGCGATAACGAAGGTTCTCAGGCAGCACGCGAACAAGACAGTATACCGAGTTCGCCAAAGTCTCCAGCTTCTGCCGAGATTCCTCGCTGTTCTCGGCCTGGTAAGAAATCCTTTGCCTTGCTTCACCCTTTGTAGTCTGCTGCCAGCTCTGGCCCGGTCTTGTAACAGAGGGTACACCTCTAGGGCAAGATATGACTTGGGCATCCTTCATAAGAGAGTTGATGACAATAAACCAAGCCTTTGGGGAAACATTGCCACTCTCTTGGAGAGCTTTCCACCGCTGGCCTGGCTCCTGCTCGAGGAAGCAGCTCCCAACAGGGGAATCCTGGTACCAATTTGCGTCAGGCGCTGGGAGTAACACCTCCATCTGGGACCAGCTGATGGCAGTTGGTGTGCGACGGATAGTGCTCGCAAACACATCCATCTCCCATATTGCCCACCACGCACGacgcttctcctcatcttcgcaCCAGCGGGGGGTGTTATGATCATACTGCTCAACAGCATACCTCGAATCCAGCAGGTGGAGATTCAGCTCGTATGCTAACCTCACACATGTTCCCAGCGCACGCCATGCTCTCCCTCGAACACCCTGAGTCAGCTGACAATGGGTTGTAACGATCAGGGCTTGCAGAACGCAAAGTGGCGGGGGATCGTCGGTGCACTCATTCAGAGCCTTGTCGATCTGCTGTGACGAAAGGTTGAGGAATGTTGTGGGCGACTTCTGGTCGGGGTGACCCCATGATAATTCTTGTTCAAGTTCCGGGTCGGCTTCAAAGGGAACGAAGCGTACAGAGTATGCGCATATAGCAGCCAATAGTGCTATAAGATGAGATTCTGAAGTGATGGAATGTAGAGTCTGGGTAAATGTTGGTTCATGAaagaggttgatggcaaCCATATTGTCGAAATAAATCCGCACCCTAGCATGCCAGCCTGTTTAGTATGAGATTGCAAGAGAGCTGAGTAATAACATACATTTTCTCAACCGATTGCTTCGACAGTCCAGGACATTGGCACGCCGACTGGAACAATCTCTGGttatcaacatcagcagACTCGACCGACATGGCCGTCGGCGGCTCTTCATCAGGTGTCGTGACTTCATGAGAAGGATGCAGAATGAACGAAAGATCGTGAATATTCAGCTTTGACGCTTTGTGGCCTGCGTTTTGATCCTGGGCGTCTGATTTGCGGCGCGATGAACTGCTTCCAAAGCTCTGTCGACGCCCAGATTGGCTTACGTCGACTACAATGGACCTTTCTGCTCCGGTTTGATCTGTGGGGGATGCGGACTCGTTGCTTCTGCTCTGTTGGTCTGTGTTCTTTGATTGGCATCGATCTCTGTATCTTCGTCCACGACGTTGAAGTGATCCTTGAAAGTGATAAGCATTGCTTATTCAGTTCCACAATACATGAGGCTATTCATACCAATTTTGGGCCCTGGTTTGAGTACTCTCTCTGGATACTCGCAATACTGCCCTGTTTCGATACAAACTTGGCAACATGGTTGCTCGCGATCGCTATCCAGCGTACATGAGTGAGATGATCATCAGACAGAAGAGCAATACCACTAACCACTTGACTTTTCGTCTGTTTGGAAGGGTGGGTTTGTCAGTCATgattcctttcttttacacCGAGATAGATACGTACTTTCGACATGAGTGACAGGCGACATCAGCCGTCCGTTTAGTATCCTTGTTCTGTGAGTTGTTCTGCCACATGGTAACTAAGACGCCAGCTTAGGTAGATATTGTAGATGACGACTGGTTTAACGTAAGAAAAGACAATTAAGAACAACGGTGTTGACTTTTACAAGAAGGTCAGCACCTTTTACCCCAGGTTTCGGTACGCTAACTTGGACCCCAGACTCCCTCCACAGCCATGGTGCATCACGCGGGGTTGACAACGCTAAAAGTTAGCGTAGTCTACTTCTGTAACTACCGGTATTACGGTAGCCAACCTTCCTTTATTTgactaggtaaggtagttatcTCATGCTTTCAGTAGCTCTTTGTCCCTTGCGATAGCGGCGAGCAATGCTCACGGTAATCCTTTGCAgggtttcttcttccatacGTAAATACTGTTCCTGGTCGGCATCATTGTAGCGAAAACATACGAACACCGTATTGATACCCCCGCTCCAAGGTCAGCTTCACACCCTGGTCCCTTTTGACCTGGAACTAGGGCTGCACGCTAAGGTATTCAGACGGACCATCTTCGGTGCATCTGCCAGCTTCACCTGACTCTCTCATTATGACGTAGAATAGCGCTACTGATTCTCGAAATGCACCAGTCAACTCGTATTATCTATAAGCGAAACCTGATTCGCCAATGCTGTTGCGGAGGTAAAGCCGCAGACTGTCTAATCTAGGCTACTTGAATTCCGCTATTTTTCGTACCAAACCTTGTTGATCAACGTTCCAATCCCGTCGACGTAGACCCGCACATCATCCCCATCCTTCAGCGAGAGGGGAGGACTCCTCATCGCACCAATTCCAGGGCCTGTGCCCGTCATGATGACAGTACCTCGTTCCAAAGTCGTGCCTTGGGATAGGAAGGATATGATGCTTGCAACATCAAAAATCATCTCCCTAACAGAAAGTTAGCTGATCCGGTCTgcatctctttttttttatggGCTTACCTGGTGTTGGAACTTTGCACAACCTCTCCGTTCAACGTGGCTGTGATTCCAAGGCTGTGTGGGTCACCAAGAGCCGAGGGTGAAACCAGGACCGGGCCAATCGGACATGAACCATCCAGACCTTTAGAGAAGCACCACTGACTGTTCTTGAACTGTTGGGCCCGTGCGCTAATGTCATTGCTCGCAGTGTATCCCAAAACGTAGTCGAGGGCTTTCTCTCGAGGGATGTCACGACCGGTCTTGGAGATGACAAAGGACAGCTCTGCTTCGTAATCGCTCGTTCCATCCTGTGCGATCTTGGGGACGTTGACTTTGGCTGGGTAAGGCCCATTGAGCGCGGTTCGTGGCTTGATAAATAGCACAGGCACGTCGGGGATAGGCATATTTGCTTCTTTGGCATGATCGCGGTAGTTGAGGCCCATGCATCGGATGATAGGGATTTGGTCCATCGTCAACGGAGAAAGGAGCTGAAGACGTCAGTTTGGACATTACAATAATTTTACTTGCTCAGTTCAGACTCACTTCCTTCACTGTCAAGAGTCTATCCGTCACAACCCCGTCGAAGACGCATCCTTGTATTAGCTTTGCCTGTATCTTCTCACCCCTCTCAAAGGAAATACCGACATCAGGCCAAGTTGCGTGGTCGACCTGTCCTAGATGGACTTGACCGTCCTCTTCGGCGATGAAACGAATAAGGTGAGTCCAGTTGGCTGACATGTTTAAATGGAGTATAAGGTTCAGATACTGTGTCCCATGCCTTTGTAAGTTCTATACACAAAGGATGGTATATAAAAGAGACCAGATATCATTATGACGCCGATGCGGACCATCTTCGGGGGACCGGACACATGCAAGCCTGTAGGGCAGCGCGGACATTTTTCATTTCCCTGAGGGAGATTCTCGGGCTAATGACTTGAGCAACAGCTATGGATCACCTTTCATCCTTCCGTCCCTTGGAAAAAGGAGCATCAGTTAGGGGTCGTCGTTCTTGCAACATGCTATTGGCTTCATCATTGAAGAAAGGTCAGTATACGTTCTGATCCACTTGAACAGCAGCCATAATGGCAGTGGATCGATATTCAGATGTACAAttagatgatgatgcaggaCCCGAGTGGGAAGAGCCACAGTTTATTTTTGTTGCCATAAGTTCACCTTAATTCTTGAGCTTTGAGGTTGTTGTGAGATAGTCCTCCTCTTGGGTTCCACCATGGGCTTCGTTGTCCATCTTTAGGGAGGTGGACAGAACAATAGAGCACCGTTACTTCGTTTCATGTTGGACAGCGTAAACGTGTTATCATTGTCTTAGTACGGTGCAAAAGAACTATATGCGCTTTATAACACTTGACCCATCTATCAATCTCATAATCAAGACATCGACAACGCTGGGACAGGATTAACAGCCCCCGTGAAACCCTCTCCCGTCGCAGCCGTAGTCTTTCCACTGTCAGCAAGAATAATCTGCCCATTTATCGCCAGCGCCAGATCAGAAGCCAAGAAACACGCCAAGTTCGCAATCTCAGACGGATCCGCCGCACGGTTATAAaacttctccttctgcttATACAACCCCCCGCGCTCAAAGAACTTGGCGTGAGTCGCCGCAATCTCTTCTTTGGTAGCTGTAGTAGTATATTGATCGCCCTTCTCGGAAAGCGTGGAGCTCGTCAAGATGCTGGAGTTGGTGCATCCTGGTGCTATGCCGTTGACACGGATGTTGCTTGCGGACAGCTGCACTGAGCCGCTCTCAACTAGTCCGTTGCACGCGTTTTTCACGGCTGTGTAGGCTGTATCGGCGTAGGCGCCTGCGAAGGCTGCGCAAGATgaggtgatgacgatgttgccCTTGGCCTCAGTCTTTTCTGGGGATGTGACGCTCATGGCCTGCGATCCGTATTTGAGAGCCAGAAAACAACCGCGTTGCATGACATCTACAGCGCGATTAAAGTGGTCCACGCTCAAATCTTGTAGCGGCCTACAAACCTGTTAGAAAAAGATCTTCGAAAGCCATTATGAAGAGGATACTCACCGGTAGACGGCATACCCAGCATTGGCGAAAAAGAAGTCAACACGGCCATGGGTCTTGAGAACACTTCTCAAAAGCGCTACAGTCTGCTCCTCATTTGAGACATCGAGAAAGTGCCCCTCAATAATAGTGTCATGGCCCATGTCTTTcacctccttcttgagatcATCCATGTAGCTAAGGTTAAGATCGCATGCGTAGACTGCAGCTGCCCCAGCCTGTGCAGCGGCTATCACCATGGACCGTCCGATTCCATAAGCGGAACCGGCACCTGTGACGATGCCGACTTGTCCTTGAAGAGAAATGCTGAGCATCTTGGACATAAACAATCAGACTTTGCTATAAGGGACCACTATTGGTGTCAGTAAGGAATTTTACAGCATATTTACTTTTGTAGCTCATGCGGCTGTGTTGTCCCACTACTGGGACCATATTTCACGGGTCCCTTTGCGCTGTATCCTCGCAGTATCTCTAGCGTATCCTTCCTTGTACTCCGTCACCCCAACCCGAAGATGTTCCCTGCCCAAAAACCCTTGAACTTCGGTAATAGGGAATGCGACCCTTGTAGGTTAGCGTATCCTGAATAGAGGGGTAGCAACAAGTCGGGTTCTAGCCTAGCCCCGGATCTGTAGGGTAGTCTGGAAAGATATTTTCTAATGTCAACACAACGAAGTTTgcatttattattaactaaatagATCTTTCTAAATAATGTGCTTCAGGGGAGTTGATAGCGGTtagcttaatttataaaCCATTAACTATTGACATCTGCGAGCTTGGTGTAGTGACAAAAGGGCTTGAATCTctctaagtatattactggGGGAAAAGTGCATGAGTGAGTTTTAGGCCTGTACGATTAAGATGCAGTAAAAGatagataagataagataagataagaccATAGAGCCTTTCTTATAACCAATCAGCTTCCAAGGATAACACACAATTGCTATCTTTAGTAAGGAAGGTATCTACAGTCCTGTTTAACTTTTCTAAGTACCTATTGTATTACAAGCTAACCACAAATAAGAGTCGTGACCCAGTCCTTTTACAAGACTACTATCACAATATCACAAGCTATGTCTGCAGATAATCCGAGCCCATAATGATAAAAAGCGATGCTATTAGATTTATTTCCATTGAAAGTTGAAGTGAAGCCATTTCTCACACCAGACCAGAACTTTCACGTGACCTGAGTATCTACCAAATTGAACCGTTCACTAAAGGCCAGGAATTTTCAACGGAGCATCTCACACAAGAGATTCAAGCACTCTCACGGTGCTCAATATGCTTTGCAAGTGAGTcctccttggtctcctccttcttatACACCATTCGGGCAACGTGGTCAGTCAGATAAACATCAAAGTCGCGCAGACACAATGCCGCAAGAAGGCATACGGCTCCAAGTGCAGCCGCGGTGTAATAAACAAAGGCGTATGAGTGACCGTAAGCATCGGCAACCTTGGCATTGATGACACGCAGGATCTCAGGAGTGACGCCTTTGATAGCTGAGAGTGCGGCCTGGCTGGCGGTGGGTGCTGTTGCCAGGACTTCACTGATAGCTTCTGGAGAAAGAGATGTCTCTTGCAGCGCTGGTACGACAATGCTGGCCATGTAGCCCGGGAGCTTGTTGCTGTAGATGGCAACAAAGACAGCGGCGAAGATGGAGCCCATGATGGTACGGACCGAGGAGACAACAGCTGTCGGAAAAACATCATTAGTCAGGGAGGGCTTGAGAAGAATCTGGCTACTTACCAAAGGCGACACCCAGATCCTGTTCTGGAACAATGTACTGAACCATCAACATAGTCATCACTTCTCCCCACCCGATGGGAAAGGTGCTGAGAAAGGCAAAAGCAATAGCCGATCCCTTGTTGGAGTAAGTGATAGTAGACATGGCCCCCAGGAACGCTGTCATCCAGGCAGATCCAACAACAAGCTGTAGACGCAGGTGCTTGATGACGTGGAAGAGAGGcccgacgatgatgataccaGCCCAAGCGGCAAAGTTCACAACACTTGACATCCAAGCAGTCTCCTCCCATCCATTCGTGGTGCTTCCGAATATGTATGCAACCTGTGAAGGCCACAAGATGAACAAAGCCGTTTGGAGACAGCCGGTGATGGCAGAGATTACGACAACGCATGTGTAGCCTCGGACATCCTTGAAGAATTTCATGGGGACGATTGGCTTCGCGGGGTTGCCATATACCTCATAGAGCACGAATGAGATGGACAGAACTGCACCAGGTATCAGAAGACCGAGGACCCGACCGGAAGTCCATTTGTATGGTTGACCGCCCCAGGCGATtccaagaaggaagagaacgagACCCGAGATAAGAAGGAAAGTGCCGAGCCAGTCGATTGTTGCAAGCTCGGCTTTGCGGCTGATGCTGGTTCCGTGAAGTTGGACGAACGAAGGAGGGTGGTAGAAGAAGTACCAGAGAGTAGTGCCGATCACTGCAACATGTTAGCATGGTTCTTATGTGGTGTCAAGGGTTGATGCATACCCATTAAGATGATGTAGATGTAAAAGATCCATCTCCATGAACTCAGAATGCTAAGCCGAAGGCCAAGATACGGACCGAACCCAGTGGCGATGATGTTAGGTACTACAACAACAATAGTACCAAgaaacttgagcttgttcGTCATGAGCTCTCCGGTCAAAAGAGGATATGAACCCGGGATACCCGAAGCAAGACCCAAAAGAACATTGGCAGCAATGAGTTGGTTGATGCTCTGCGAAGTAGCAGCGATAATACCACCGATTATTCCAAGGATGTTTGCACCAAGAGCTAGGTTTCGACGACCAAACATGTCAGAGAGACGGCCGAACAAGAGCATGGAAATTGGTTGAGAGACTGTCCACACAATTGAGAACAGGTAGTAGTTCTCACTTGGGCCGATGTgctggttgatgttgatgagggcgCCGGCGCCAGCCTGGAAGGCGAAGTATGTCGCTGCAAGACTGAACGCGATACCGCCAAACGTTCCGACAAACTCCCGGCTGAGGAAGTAACCCTCTGGGAGAGTTGAGCGCTCAGCGGTTAAGATCTTGGAACGAAGTTCATCTTCGTTTGAGGAAGAAATGTCTTGATCGTTGTGACCTGGTAAGATTTCGTCTGGTGACGCTTCCTGTTTCGTCATGATGAAAAGTTTCAAGTGTTAAGCGATGATTAGATCAAAGAGGACTTGGCGAATCGATGTCAAACAGCATCGGTGGAGATTGTAATCAGGCCATAAGGGGCATTGTTATACTCCACAGCCGGCATATAGAATACGATCCCTTGTACCCCGCAAGATCTCACGGCAACCGGGACGCTATAATGATCTACATTACAGCGGCACTATAGATCAAAGCGTGTGTAAGTTCATCCGACGTTCAGTCCGCCCGTGGGGAATATGTTATACCGAAGTGGTCACGAGCCTACCTGTAGATCGTCCGAATTCATATCCTACACCAAGCAAGGCGCTAGTCAAGAGACACAACTACCCCAGCCCGACGATCTAATCTCCTATTACCCCTGCACTTCATTACCGATCCTAAAACAAGCTCCAGTACGTCTCATAGCGTAAACCATACTGTCTGAGCATTCGCAGCCCAACTTTCAAGACACCATGAAATCTTACAAACTAGTCGCCTGGGGGCAAGAGGGTCAATACGTCGACTCTCCAAAACCAGTTCCGGGACCTGGCGATGTTCTCATTCGCGTCAAAGCGGTTGGTCTCTGCCGCTCAGACCTCGACATGATGGACAGTCCACCTGGTAGCGATCCATATGCCTCTGCCATCGACGCAAACTACATTCTCGGCCACGAAACATCTGGCGTCGTTGAAGCTCTCGGATCCTCGGTGACTGACCTGTCCAAGGGAGAGAGTGTCGTTGTACATCATATGCGACACTGTGGGTTCTGTACTTTCTGCGAGGCTGGGGTTGAGCAGCACTGCGAGTACTTTAAGCGAGGGGCTATTGGAATGACTAGGGGCTGTGGCTTCGACGGGGGCTTGGCTGAGTACCTTGTTGTACCTCGTACTGAGCTTGTATCTATCGGTCACGAGGATCCGGTGATGTACGCTCCTCTCACCGACGCGGGTGTGACTGCGTATGCTAGCTGCAAGGATATTCTCAGAAATGCACGCCCTGGACAATACATTTTGGTCATTGGCATTGGCGGGCTTGGGTCATATGCTGTACAATTCCTCCGACTTCTCACCTCTGCTCGCATCATTGCTGCCGACAACTCACCCGAAAGGCTGGCCCTCGCCAAGGAACTGGGAGCAGACGAAGCAATTCTATCTGATGCAAGTTCAAAGGCAGAAATTAAACGGAT is from Fusarium musae strain F31 chromosome 4, whole genome shotgun sequence and encodes:
- a CDS encoding hypothetical protein (EggNog:ENOG41), which encodes MTKQEASPDEILPGHNDQDISSSNEDELRSKILTAERSTLPEGYFLSREFVGTFGGIAFSLAATYFAFQAGAGALININQHIGPSENYYLFSIVWTVSQPISMLLFGRLSDMFGRRNLALGANILGIIGGIIAATSQSINQLIAANVLLGLASGIPGSYPLLTGELMTNKLKFLGTIVVVVPNIIATGFGPYLGLRLSILSSWRWIFYIYIILMVIGTTLWYFFYHPPSFVQLHGTSISRKAELATIDWLGTFLLISGLVLFLLGIAWGGQPYKWTSGRVLGLLIPGAVLSISFVLYEVYGNPAKPIVPMKFFKDVRGYTCVVVISAITGCLQTALFILWPSQVAYIFGSTTNGWEETAWMSSVVNFAAWAGIIIVGPLFHVIKHLRLQLVVGSAWMTAFLGAMSTITYSNKGSAIAFAFLSTFPIGWGEVMTMLMVQYIVPEQDLGVAFAVVSSVRTIMGSIFAAVFVAIYSNKLPGYMASIVVPALQETSLSPEAISEVLATAPTASQAALSAIKGVTPEILRVINAKVADAYGHSYAFVYYTAAALGAVCLLAALCLRDFDVYLTDHVARMVYKKEETKEDSLAKHIEHRESA
- a CDS encoding hypothetical protein (EggNog:ENOG41), translated to MKSYKLVAWGQEGQYVDSPKPVPGPGDVLIRVKAVGLCRSDLDMMDSPPGSDPYASAIDANYILGHETSGVVEALGSSVTDLSKGESVVVHHMRHCGFCTFCEAGVEQHCEYFKRGAIGMTRGCGFDGGLAEYLVVPRTELVSIGHEDPVMYAPLTDAGVTAYASCKDILRNARPGQYILVIGIGGLGSYAVQFLRLLTSARIIAADNSPERLALAKELGADEAILSDASSKAEIKRITSNRGVDGVVDFVGSDATLQLAVGVVRPQGFVSVPGMQGGSVRLGWNLMATSAKFSLSLGSTRQDLREVCQLASEGKLRIEVDRFSFDEIPKAYQQLRDGKLKGRAVIVMD